The DNA window GACCTTGCGGACCCTTTATCTTTTGCTGTATTTCTTTAGCTCTCTGTCTGTAAACCGTTTAAATACTAAATAGTCAGAGACTTAATATTGTTTTTGAGGCAGCATCACCTTTATATCTTATAAAATACTTATTCTTTGTAACAGCTTGTTGGCCCAGTTTAATTCAGTAGAAGCCCATGTAGATTCATCAGCACTTCTTGTCTGATCCAGGAATGCAGAAAGATGATCAATGTATTCCTTTAGACTGGAAGCTGCCTTCCCTTGTTTATTTAAACGTAGTAATGCAAGAATTTCTTGTTTATCAGTATTCAGATTAGGAACATCTGTTATTGATTTTGCTTTCTGAATCAATGATAAACTTTCGTTATTCTTTTCTTCCGTATTGTACAATGCCATGTTTGTTTTTGCTAGCAAAACATAATCATCATCCGAAGCTACTTTGTTTTTTATATTCTTGTTTACCAATAAAGCAGCATCGTCATAGCGTTTACCGTTGAGCATCAATATTGAATTAAAAGTATTCACAGTAGACATAATTTTGTTGTAACTATGACTGGCTATGCACTCTTTATCTTCTTTTAAACGTTCTATACGTTTGTCGAATTCTGCATAAGGACCATATTTTGAAAGGGTGTAGTAATCACGATGATCTTCGTAGTAGTTCTTTATTTTGGTAAGAGCAGAAGCCAATGCGGAAGGTTGCATGTTTTTCATTTTCAGAAAATCGATGGCACATCCATCGGCTACCTTTTCCTGATCGCGGCTATAAGTCATACCCAGTCGTTGACTTGTTTTATCGAAAATGGCCGATGAGATAAGAGCAATCGCAGCAGTAGCTGTTCCCGGTATGTAATAGTCACTTTTACTCATCAGGTATTCTTCGCCGGCAGCCAGAACACCTCCTACAACGCCACCCCAGAATGCAGCTCTCTTTTCGCGTGCTACTTCTTTATTTACGTTTATTATGGCATGGTCTAAAACAAAGTGTGCTACTTCCGAAGCCATAATAGCGGTAAGCTCTTCTTCAGAATCTAATGTGGAAAGCAGTCCGGTGCTTAAAACCAAAGAACCGTTAGGTAGTATAAAACTGTCGGGAGTAGGGGACTTTAAAATATAAACATTTAAGGTTCCCAATCTTTTATCATTAAAATTAGTATAAATAACGGAAGCAAAAAGTCCGTTTACGTAATCTTCCGTATACGGATCTTCGTAAAACAGATTTGAACTGCTCAGGTTCTTTAAATATTCGGTAGCTTCATCATTTAAATCCTGACGAATATCGTATTGGTATCCTTTATCCCAAATTTTTTCGTAGATATCATTCTGTAGTGCCTTATATTCCCAGAACGATTTGTTGTCGGTAGGGTTGAGATCCATCACCTTCAGCTGGCTATAAGGAATAGCAAACTGTGTGTTGTCTACAACTACAACAGCTTTAATAGTCTCTTCTGTATTGACTCTTTCAGTTAGTACTAACTGATTAAACTTCAAAGGAGTACCAGCTTTATACTCATCGTAGTCTTTTTTAAAAGTACCATCAATATAAAAAGGGAAGCTTTTTAATACTTTCTGTGCACCTACATTGCATAGAGATAAACTGAATAAACATAGTAGAATAATCTTTTTCATATTGTGTCTAGCTTTTAAGAGTTTAATTCGAAGTTAAATATATAGCTTTTATTCTTAATGCTTTGTTTAAAAAGATGTACTTTTAAAGTATTTTATATATTAACGCTTTATTGTGAATTTTGTATAATTCTATTTTTATATAAAGCAGACAGTGATTTATTGACTTCAAAAAATAAACCAGAATAAACTCTTATAGAATCTATTCTGGTTTTCATCTGTAACTATTATATATACTAGTATAGCTTATTCTACTATTAATGCTGAATTTGTATTCTAATTTTTATACTTTAGTTAAAAACTAAACAATGTTTTAAAGTCTGTGTATTGATTGTTTGATTATCCGCAATGGAAATAAGTATTCACAACTTCTTTCATCTTTGCAGGATTATTTTGTGCATCATCACGAAGCGTTGTGTCATTGTAAGCCTTTAGTTTACAGATAACGCCATCAATCATGCTTGGACTAAATACATTGTATTTCTCAAAGATAGTTCGTTGTTGCTGCAAGCGGTCAGCAGAAGCAGAACAACTGTCGGGCAATTGGTCAAGAGCTTTTAGTCGTTCCTGATTCTCTTCCTTATGAATATCTACATTTACGTATGTTCTTTCGGCAATACCTAACGCATCATCTATCTCAAAGCCATGACGACAAGCAACAGCCAGACTGGCCAATAATTGATAGATGTCTGCCGAGCCATCCGGTGAGCGCATCTCTACAGTTTGTTTCTGTGTTGTATCATAATCACTGGGACTTTCCAGCGGATTGGCTAAAGCACACATATCTTTCTTAGCCGACCAGCCCAAAGGTACACGCACCAGTACGGAGCGATTCCTGTCTCCCCAGCAAATATTGGTTGGAGCTTCCTGATGTGGCACCAGTCGGAAATAAGAGGTTGGGGTAGTGTTGCCGAAAGCTGTAATGGAAGATGCCAGGCACATCATTCCTGCAATCGCTTTCCGTGCAGTATCCGACAATTTACCATCCTCCAGCATCTGATTCTTTCTATCCTTTGTAATACGCATGTGGATATGTAGTCCGGAACCCGCTTTACCAACAGTAATTTTCGGAGCAAAAGTGATATTATACCCATATTGACTGGCTAAATTACGGATTACCCATTTAGCAATCATTAGCTGATCGGCAGCATCTTCAGCAGGAGAGGGGAGAAATTCAATCTCATTTTGTTCGTAAGTCAATCCCTCCTGAGTAAAATTACCTACCTCAGAATGCCCATACTTTATCTTTCCATTAGCCTGAGAAATGTATTTCATGCACAGAGTGCGGAACTGGTTAAACTTATCGTAAGGACCAGATTCATGATACCCGTGCTGATCTGTGGCAGGGAAAAGTCCGTCGTCCGGTGCAATAACGTAATATTCCAGTTCGCCCATAGCCTCAAATTCCATTCCGGTAACCTTGTTGAAAGCACGGCAAGCCTTATGCAATGTATATTCCGGTGAGCTTTCCAGCGGATCTCCATCTTTATTAAAGAAAGAGCAAAGCATGGTTAGCGTGGGAATTTCGGCAAATGGATCAACAAATGCAGTGCGAAAACGAGGAATAGCATATAAGTCACTACTACCCGCCTCAATAAAAGTAAAAAGGCTCGATCCGTCTACCCGTTCGCCGCAGGTAAGAATTGCATTCAGATAAGCAGCATCGTTGATTACAAAGTTTAAAGTTTTCAGTCGGCCATCACCGGCAGGATACATAAAGTTAATCATTCGTATCTCTTTCTCTCTGATAAAAGAGATTATATCTGCTTTGGTAAACTCAGCAGGACTTTTTTGCAGAAATTTCACCAATGAGTTGGAGTTCATCTCTAATTCGTTGTTCATATTGTTCGCTTTTTGATTAAGGTTGTATAATCAAAGATATAGAAATAAATCAAAATAATATATTTATATTGGTTTTATTTTGATTTATTTCTAGTTTTAT is part of the uncultured Bacteroides sp. genome and encodes:
- a CDS encoding M48 family metalloprotease, whose protein sequence is MKKIILLCLFSLSLCNVGAQKVLKSFPFYIDGTFKKDYDEYKAGTPLKFNQLVLTERVNTEETIKAVVVVDNTQFAIPYSQLKVMDLNPTDNKSFWEYKALQNDIYEKIWDKGYQYDIRQDLNDEATEYLKNLSSSNLFYEDPYTEDYVNGLFASVIYTNFNDKRLGTLNVYILKSPTPDSFILPNGSLVLSTGLLSTLDSEEELTAIMASEVAHFVLDHAIINVNKEVAREKRAAFWGGVVGGVLAAGEEYLMSKSDYYIPGTATAAIALISSAIFDKTSQRLGMTYSRDQEKVADGCAIDFLKMKNMQPSALASALTKIKNYYEDHRDYYTLSKYGPYAEFDKRIERLKEDKECIASHSYNKIMSTVNTFNSILMLNGKRYDDAALLVNKNIKNKVASDDDYVLLAKTNMALYNTEEKNNESLSLIQKAKSITDVPNLNTDKQEILALLRLNKQGKAASSLKEYIDHLSAFLDQTRSADESTWASTELNWANKLLQRISIL
- a CDS encoding glutamine synthetase family protein; amino-acid sequence: MNNELEMNSNSLVKFLQKSPAEFTKADIISFIREKEIRMINFMYPAGDGRLKTLNFVINDAAYLNAILTCGERVDGSSLFTFIEAGSSDLYAIPRFRTAFVDPFAEIPTLTMLCSFFNKDGDPLESSPEYTLHKACRAFNKVTGMEFEAMGELEYYVIAPDDGLFPATDQHGYHESGPYDKFNQFRTLCMKYISQANGKIKYGHSEVGNFTQEGLTYEQNEIEFLPSPAEDAADQLMIAKWVIRNLASQYGYNITFAPKITVGKAGSGLHIHMRITKDRKNQMLEDGKLSDTARKAIAGMMCLASSITAFGNTTPTSYFRLVPHQEAPTNICWGDRNRSVLVRVPLGWSAKKDMCALANPLESPSDYDTTQKQTVEMRSPDGSADIYQLLASLAVACRHGFEIDDALGIAERTYVNVDIHKEENQERLKALDQLPDSCSASADRLQQQRTIFEKYNVFSPSMIDGVICKLKAYNDTTLRDDAQNNPAKMKEVVNTYFHCG